One Hyla sarda isolate aHylSar1 chromosome 11, aHylSar1.hap1, whole genome shotgun sequence genomic window carries:
- the NFKBIA gene encoding NF-kappa-B inhibitor alpha — protein sequence MNTRHMDYSGNMMMDGDIRMAGKDKLFQATEDRTDSGLDSLREEDYDNIVKDMQNLSMPTDQNIQDYEVEAWKMQANEDGDTFLHLAIIHEEKELAAEAIKRSYRDSFYLNRQNNLHQTPLHLAIITDQPEIAAKLFEAGCDPEVRDYRGNTALHIACEKGSLHGVGVIVQNCKSRLLPILQYTNYDGHTCLHLASSNGFLAIVENLINLGADINAQEPCNGRTALHMAVDKQNADLMHLLLKYGADVNRVTYQGYSPCQLTWGRSNLQIQQHLLAVTERSLQYLPESEDEDSSESESEQSDDEYMYDDVCISACPRML from the exons ATGAATACAAGACATATGGATTATTCCGGGAATATGATGATGGATGGCGATATCAGGATGGCTGGGAAAGACAAGTTGTTCCAGGCCACTGAAGATAGAACTGACAGTGGACTGGACTCTTTGAGAGAAGAAGACTACGATAATATAGTCAAAGATATGCAAAATCTGTCTATGCCTACAGATCAAAACATCCAGGACTATGAAGTGGAGGCATGGAAAATGCAGGCAAACGAGGATGGCGATAC attTCTTCATTTGGCAATAATTCATGAGGAAAAAGAACTGGCAGCAGAGGCCATCAAAAGATCCTACAGAGATTCTTTCTACCTGAACCGACAGAATAACCTTCACCAG ACACCTCTTCATCTGGCCATCATAACAGATCAGCCTGAAATAGCTGCAAAGCTCTTTGAAGCAGGTTGTGATCCAGAAGTTAGAGACTATCGTGGAAATACAGCTCTACACATTGCTTGTGAAAAGGGGTCACTGCATGGGGTTGGTGTTATTGTCCAGAACTGCAAATCCCGTCTGTTACCCATTCTACAGTACACAAACTATGATG GTCACACATGCCTACACTTGGCATCCAGTAATGGCTTCCTTGCTATTGTGGAGAACTTGATCAATTTGGGAGCAGATATTAATGCACAG GAACCATGTAATGGCCGCACAGCTCTGCACATGGCTGTGGACAAACAGAATGCCGATCTCATGCATTTGCTGCTGAAGTATGGAGCAGATGTGAATAGAGTCACCTATCAAGGATACTCGCCATGCCAACTTACCTGGGGGAGAAGTAACCTCCAAATTCAACAGCACCTGCTAGCTGTGACAGAGAGGAGCCTGCAGTACCTGCCAGAAAGTGAAGATGAAGACAGTTCAGAGTCAGAATCAGAACAATCAGATGACGAG TACATGTATGATGACGTTTGCATTTCTGCATGCCCAAGGATGCTGTAG